The sequence CGTCAGACGCGGTCGGCGCTGAGGCGGTCGGCGCGGCGGAGGCTACCGTCGGCTGCGCCCGAGGGCTGCCGCCCCCACCAGCGCTGCGACCGCCCCGAGGGCGACGCCGACGACCCACGGTTGGACCCGTGGCGTCAGTGGACCGCCCGCGTCAGTGCCCGTCACAGGGCTCCCAGGAGCGGCGTCCATAGCGAGCGCGCGGAGCTCGGCCGAGAGGTCGGCCACGGACGGCGGGCGGCGGCCCACGTCGTCGCTCATCGCGCGGGCGATGACCGGACGGAGCGGGTCCTCCGCCTCCAGGTACGGCCCGGCGAGCTCGTAGAGCAGCGCTCCAAGTGCGTACACGTCCGAGGCGCGGCTCGGCTCTCCCCCGGCCACGATCTCGGGGGCGGCGAAGCCGTACGTGAACGGCCGCCACGTCGCAGTCGTAGACCCGTCGCCCCCTGAGCGCCAGCGCGTGGCTACGCCGAAGTCGAGGAGCTTGGCAACTGGGCGGCCCTCATCGTCGTCGGCCACGAGCACGTTCTCGGGCTTCACGTCGCCGTGGACCACCCCGCGTCCGTGGGCATGGCGGACGGCCGCGCAGACCTGCCCGAAGAGCGAGAGCCGGTCGCGGAGCCGGAGCCCCCTTCGGTCGGCGTAGGTCGTCACGGGCTCGCCGTCGACGTGCTCCATCGCGAAGTAGGGCCGCCCGTCGGCCGTGAACCCCGCGTCGTAGAGCCGGGCGACGTTGGGGTGGCAAAGGCCCGCGAGGTGCCGCCGCTCCTCCAGGAATCGCTCGGCGTCGGGGTCCTCGGCCTCGCTCCGGAGGACCGGACCCGATAGCACCTTAACGGCGGCCTGTAGACCCACGTCCGGCCGCTCGGCGAGGTAGACGACGCCCATCCCGCCGCGTCCGACCTCGCGTGCGACGCGGTACTCGCCCACGGCGTCGCCGGGCGTCAGCGCGGGGTCGGCGACGGAGGCCGCGAACGACTCGGCGGCAGGCCGCGCCAGGAAGTCGGCCTCTGGCGCGGCGGAGAAGGCCCACGCGAGCCGCTCGGCCCGCGCGCCCAGCTCGGGTGAGAGCGATCGGGCCGTCGCGATCGCCGCGGCCTGGTCGGCCGAGTCCAAGAGTAGGTCGAGGAGCACCCCGTCCACGCGAACGTAGCGGCCCACGGGGTCTCCGCCAGACGCTTCGGCGATCCTGCGCCGGAGGGCGCCAACGGCGTGCGGCTCGTCGGCGCGGTGCTCGGCGGCGTCCCCGCCGTCCCGTTGGGCGGGGAGGGGCTTCATCGGGCCTTTGGGGCTTGGGCAGCCTCTGAGGTTGGCACCCCGGAGACCGCGTCCTCAGAGACGTAGGCGTAGAGCAGCGTCCGAGCCTTCTCCCAGTCGCGTTTCACAGTCGCCGGGCTCGTCCCCGTCGCCGAGGCGATCTCTGCGATCTCGAGCCCCGCGAAGAACTTGAGCTCGACCACCCGGCGCAGCCGCTCCCCTCGGGGACCGACGCGCCGAAGCCGCTCCATCGCCACGTCGAGGTCGACGGCGAGCGCGGCCCACCCCTCGGCTCCCATAGGGTCCGAGCCCGCCCGGACGTCGTGGTCGCTCAGCGAGAGTGCGCGCGTGCCGCCGCCGCGCTTGTCCGCCCGCCGTTTCCGGGCCGCGCTAACGAGCACGTTCCGCATCGCTCGCGCGTAAAGCCCCAGCGGCACGGCGTCGCCCCGCCCGATCGCGCTGGCCTCGCGCGTGGACTCCCGCTGGAGTGCGAGGTAGGCCTCGTGGACGAGCCCGGTCGTTCCGAGCGTGATCCCAGGGTCCTCCCGCGATCGGAGCCGCCTCGCCATCGTGCGGAGGTCGGCGTAGACGGCGCGCTCAGCGTCGGCCTCGGTGCGGATAGAGCGAGCAGGAAGCGTGTACCGGGTCGGTTGGGCCGTGCGGATCATCGGACGTGGCGGGGAAGGGGACAGTTATCGGAAGGCGCGGACCGCGAGCGCCGCTACAGCGACGCCCTGGACCCGGACGGCCCGCGCGGGCACCCGCTGCTCGGGGAACTCAGGGTTGGCCGCGACGAGGCGGACGTAGGACCCGTCGCGGACGACGCGCTTGAGCGTGTTCCCCTCGCCCTCGACGTAGACCGAGCACACGTCGGTCTCGGTCGGGGCGACGTCGGGCCGCATCACGAGCGTCATGCCGGGCGCGATGCCGGCCTCGATCATCGAGTACCCCTCGACATCGAGGAGGTAGTCGCCCGGCCGCATCTGGGGGACGAGGTCGGGGAGCGTGGCGACGAACTCGTCGGCCTGGTACGAGACCTCCGTGATGGGGCCAGCCGGGATGGTCCCGAGCCGGGGCCAGAGACGCGCCCGCCCGCTCCGCTCGCCCTCGTCGGTCAGCTCGATCTGGAGCGGGACGCCCCGCCCGCCCGACGTGAGCCGGACGAACCCAGCCTCTTCGAGCTTGCGGAGGTGGGCGTAGACGGCCGACGTGCCCTTGAGCCCCATCCGGCGCGCGAGCTCGCGGCCGTTCGGCGCCGCGCCGCGCCTGCGGACGGCGTCCCGGATGAGGCCGAGGAGCTCGGACTGGCGGGGGTAGAGCACGGCGGAGGTTGTGTGACGGAGCGGGTGTCAGTTTACACCTCCAGGTGATAACTGGATCCAAAGAATCTCCTGACGTGAGCACTGGGAGGCGATGTGGTGACATTGATTGAATCGCAAGTCAATCAGAAACAGATGTGTAGGGGCTTGCAGTGTGGGCGAGCGGTTTACGCGGTGGATCCGGTCGGCGGTGCCACCGGCGCGATCCCCAGTGACGCACCGTCGGCACCGCCTACGCATCGGACCTCCTCCACGCCTGCCATGAACCACGATCTGAACCCGTCCAGCGCGACCGTAAGCCTCGCGCGATCCGTCCAGCTCTCCGTCGCCGAGTCGGCACCGCTCTCGTCGGCCGACCTCTTCGCGCTCGCAGCCAACGCCTGCGGCGGGACGCTCGCCCAGGGCGCCTTCACGC comes from Bacteroidota bacterium and encodes:
- a CDS encoding serine/threonine-protein kinase, which produces MKPLPAQRDGGDAAEHRADEPHAVGALRRRIAEASGGDPVGRYVRVDGVLLDLLLDSADQAAAIATARSLSPELGARAERLAWAFSAAPEADFLARPAAESFAASVADPALTPGDAVGEYRVAREVGRGGMGVVYLAERPDVGLQAAVKVLSGPVLRSEAEDPDAERFLEERRHLAGLCHPNVARLYDAGFTADGRPYFAMEHVDGEPVTTYADRRGLRLRDRLSLFGQVCAAVRHAHGRGVVHGDVKPENVLVADDDEGRPVAKLLDFGVATRWRSGGDGSTTATWRPFTYGFAAPEIVAGGEPSRASDVYALGALLYELAGPYLEAEDPLRPVIARAMSDDVGRRPPSVADLSAELRALAMDAAPGSPVTGTDAGGPLTPRVQPWVVGVALGAVAALVGAAALGRSRR
- a CDS encoding ECF-type sigma factor, whose protein sequence is MIRTAQPTRYTLPARSIRTEADAERAVYADLRTMARRLRSREDPGITLGTTGLVHEAYLALQRESTREASAIGRGDAVPLGLYARAMRNVLVSAARKRRADKRGGGTRALSLSDHDVRAGSDPMGAEGWAALAVDLDVAMERLRRVGPRGERLRRVVELKFFAGLEIAEIASATGTSPATVKRDWEKARTLLYAYVSEDAVSGVPTSEAAQAPKAR
- a CDS encoding S24 family peptidase, with protein sequence MLYPRQSELLGLIRDAVRRRGAAPNGRELARRMGLKGTSAVYAHLRKLEEAGFVRLTSGGRGVPLQIELTDEGERSGRARLWPRLGTIPAGPITEVSYQADEFVATLPDLVPQMRPGDYLLDVEGYSMIEAGIAPGMTLVMRPDVAPTETDVCSVYVEGEGNTLKRVVRDGSYVRLVAANPEFPEQRVPARAVRVQGVAVAALAVRAFR